A stretch of DNA from Roseofilum capinflatum BLCC-M114:
CGTTAACCATTCTCCAGGGCCCCGTTGATAAAACCGCCCATATTCATACTGCACCGTATAAGTCACTAACGTCGTATTTTCCCGTTGGGCAATTTGCTTAATCTGACTAATATTGGGCGGTTCAGCCACCATAGAACTCGGATCGGTTCCTAATTTACTCACTAACAAATCCACCAAAGCCCTAGCACGGCCAGCCTCTGAAAGTTCCAACGCTTCTAGAGGTTTATTTTCTTCAATGGCAATTTGCTGTAAAAGGCGATAAATATCCGTGGATTGATCGTAGGTGAAAATCTTTAGTTCATCTTCAGAAAAACTCGTGAAATTTAGATTGAAGAGAACACTATTACGCTGGTTATCATAACCCTTTATCGCCTGGGAAAATCTTGATTTTGCCGCTTCTAGTTGTTCGTCTTGTAGCAGTAAAAAACCCAATCGTTCTTGACCAATGGCTTGGGAAGATAGACGAGAAAATTCTAGAGCATCAGCAGCAGTAGGAAACTCCTGTTGTTGTTCTTCAAATCCTTGGTTGAGCAGATTTAGGGCTTGAGTTTGAACCGCGATCGCCTGCTCTAAATTCCCTGACCAATAGTAAATATTACTGAGATCTTGCAGGGCAAAAGACTCGGAGGTAAAATCATCTTGTTCTCGAATCCGATTTAAGCGCTTTTGTTGTAAAGCGATGGCTTGCTCGTAGTCTTGCTCAATGGTATAATATTCGCTCAACGCTTTTAGGGCTTGATCCACTTGAAACTCATTTCCCGTTGCTTCACCAACGGCTAAAAGTTCTTCAAACGTCTGGAGTGCTTTTTCCAGTTGCTGGGCGTAACTATAACTAATTCCTAGGTGAACTAAAATACTGCCCTTAAGTTGTGCATTATCTACCGATTTGGCTAAAGTGAGGGCTTCTTCTTGGGCCTGAACAGCTTGACGATAGTCGCGATTGGCAAAATAAGCTAATCCTAAATCATTGAGTCCTTCAATCTCTTCTGTTTTAGTCCCAATTTGACGCACAATATCTAGATATTCTTGGCGCATTAAAATGACTTTTTCATACTCTAGAGCTTGCAAATAAGCCAAACTCAAATATTTGAGAATCACCTTACGACTCGAAGCAGTAGGAGCAACTGCTAACTGAGATTCTAAAAAGTCAATTCCATAGGCATCTCCGAGCTGACTGTGGGCAGTCGATGAACTCCACAGAAGGCTCCCTTCCATCTCTTCATCCCCCAATTGTCGGGCGAGTTTGATTGCCCGTTCGTAGAGGGCGATCGCCTCCTCAAAGTCACCCAAATATTGATGGGCTGCTGCTGCCTTATTTAAGATCCCCAATTCAAACAGGGGATTGCCTAATTGTTGGGCTTGCTCTAATTCCTGGGGATAGGTTTGTAAAATAGTTTCATAAACTGGGCGCAATTGATCCATCGGATTTGCCCAACTTACGGAAGGAAAAACAATCAGAGCATTAAAAACTAAAATCGATACGATAGATTTTATCATCATTAATTCCGTCTTTAGAAAAGCTTATTTTCTCGAAATTTGAGTTAGAATGCAGAACATGCTGTTGTATTCACCCATCATAGATCAATGACCAATCGTTTGGCCCAATCCAGAAGTCTCTACCTCCGAAAACATGCTGAAAATCCCATAGACTGGTGGCCCTGGTGTGATGAGGCGCTACAAACTGCACAACAGGAAAATAAACCAATTTTTCTCTCCATTGGCTATTCAAGCTGTCATTGGTGTACGGTGATGGAAGGGGAAGCCTTTAGTAATGCAGAAATTGCTGCTTATATGAATGCCAATTTTCTGCCCATTAAAGTGGATCGAGAAGAACGCCCCGATGTGGATAGCATTTATATGCAAGCGTTGCAAATGATGACGGGACAAGGGGGATGGCCGTTAAATATTGTCCTGACTCCTGAAGATCGGATTCCCTTTTATGGGGGAACCTATTTTCCCGTGGAACCCCGTTATGGTCGGCCCGGATTTTTACAAGTCTTGCAAGCATTGCGACTGTTTTATGACCAGGAACAGGAAAAATTAGCCAGTCGCAAACAGGCGATCGCCGAAGCTCTGCACCAAGCAGCAACCATTCCCGCAACCGGAGAATTGGGGGACGATCTCTTGCAGAAAGGACTCTCCACGAGCGTCAGTATCCTCAGAGCGCGGGATATGGGCCCAAGTTTTCCCATGATTCCCTATGCCGAAACTGCCCTCAGAGCCACCCGTTTTGCTGAGAGTGATTCCCCCCAAGATGTCCTAGAAACTTGCGCTCAGAGGGGCTATGACCTGGTGCTGGGGGGCATTTTCGACCATGTGGCCGGAGGCTTCCACCGCTACACCGTAGACGGTACATGGACAGTTCCCCACTTTGAAAAAATGCTCTATGACAATGGTCAGATTATGGAATATCTGGCTCATCTCTGGGATGCGGGGATACAAGATCGAGCCATAGAACGGGCGATCGCCTCCACCGTCACCTGGTTAAAGCGGGAAATGACCGACCCCCAAGGCTATTTTTGGGCCGCCCAAGATGCCGATAACTTCACCTCATCCACGGCCTTAGAACCCGAAGAAGGAGACTTTTATATCTGGGACTATGGCACATTAGAAAGCCAACTCAGCCCCGAAGAATTTCAAGAGCTTCAGCAACAGTTTGATATTAGCCCAACTGGAAACTTTGAAGGCAAACTCGTCTTACAGCGCACCCAAAAAGGACAACTTTCAGACACCCTAGAAACTGGACTAAGCAAACTTTTCACCCTGCGCTATGGTAGCCCTAGCAAAACCCTCGAAACCTTTCCACCCGCTCGCAATAACCAGGAAGCCAAAACCCAAACCTGGCCAGGACGTATCCCCCCGGTAACCGATACCAAAATGATTTTATCCTGGAACAGTTTAATGATATCCGGGTTAGCCGCAGCCGCCAAAGTTTGGCAACGTCCCGATTATCTAGACCTAGCCATTCAGGGAGCTAGTTTTCTCCTAAAGAATCAATGGGTAAATGGTCGCTGTCACCGGCTAAACTATGAAGGTGAACCCG
This window harbors:
- a CDS encoding CHAT domain-containing tetratricopeptide repeat protein, translating into MIKSIVSILVFNALIVFPSVSWANPMDQLRPVYETILQTYPQELEQAQQLGNPLFELGILNKAAAAHQYLGDFEEAIALYERAIKLARQLGDEEMEGSLLWSSSTAHSQLGDAYGIDFLESQLAVAPTASSRKVILKYLSLAYLQALEYEKVILMRQEYLDIVRQIGTKTEEIEGLNDLGLAYFANRDYRQAVQAQEEALTLAKSVDNAQLKGSILVHLGISYSYAQQLEKALQTFEELLAVGEATGNEFQVDQALKALSEYYTIEQDYEQAIALQQKRLNRIREQDDFTSESFALQDLSNIYYWSGNLEQAIAVQTQALNLLNQGFEEQQQEFPTAADALEFSRLSSQAIGQERLGFLLLQDEQLEAAKSRFSQAIKGYDNQRNSVLFNLNFTSFSEDELKIFTYDQSTDIYRLLQQIAIEENKPLEALELSEAGRARALVDLLVSKLGTDPSSMVAEPPNISQIKQIAQRENTTLVTYTVQYEYGRFYQRGPGEWLTSDLPERIATELYVWVISPQGNIEFRQVPLNFSLDELVKKARVFITLTGPSRRRLPPGEPLKELHEYLIEPIADLLPKDPQERVTFIPQDALLLVPFPALQDRNGTYLVEKHTLMTSPSIQVLDLTRQNRDRNQNQGARENQPLVVGNPTMPEIELDGGKIRVQLEDLPGAEREAEAIATLLNTEPLIGDRATKPTVVSKMQATSTIHLATHGLLNDRGGLLSSLALAPTTGDQGFLTAKEISQLSLNAELAVLSACDTGRGTINGDGVIGLSRAFVSAGAEGVLVSLWAIPDQPTVMVMTNFYQQIQQGEDKASALRQAMLLTQQQFPEPRNWAAFTFIGMSESVQN
- a CDS encoding thioredoxin domain-containing protein gives rise to the protein MTNRLAQSRSLYLRKHAENPIDWWPWCDEALQTAQQENKPIFLSIGYSSCHWCTVMEGEAFSNAEIAAYMNANFLPIKVDREERPDVDSIYMQALQMMTGQGGWPLNIVLTPEDRIPFYGGTYFPVEPRYGRPGFLQVLQALRLFYDQEQEKLASRKQAIAEALHQAATIPATGELGDDLLQKGLSTSVSILRARDMGPSFPMIPYAETALRATRFAESDSPQDVLETCAQRGYDLVLGGIFDHVAGGFHRYTVDGTWTVPHFEKMLYDNGQIMEYLAHLWDAGIQDRAIERAIASTVTWLKREMTDPQGYFWAAQDADNFTSSTALEPEEGDFYIWDYGTLESQLSPEEFQELQQQFDISPTGNFEGKLVLQRTQKGQLSDTLETGLSKLFTLRYGSPSKTLETFPPARNNQEAKTQTWPGRIPPVTDTKMILSWNSLMISGLAAAAKVWQRPDYLDLAIQGASFLLKNQWVNGRCHRLNYEGEPDVFAQAEDYALLIKALLDIQQASLWCSASLELPDLQAKAIEIQAEFDQLLWSVELGGYYNSTKSDDLIIQERSYLDHATPAANGIAIANLVRLFLLTENLDYFDRAEQGLLAFSTIFSKSPQACPSLFSALDWYRNCTLVRIMEGQLEQLQGLYLPTVMIQNVPELPEGAIAFVCQGLSCKKPATSVEELHRQLRQCQTRS